One Nostoc sp. CENA543 genomic window, TAATTTTTCAAAACACATATTTACAGATGGTGTGACGATAAAATCTCATACTCCAAACAACAACCCCCATTTATCCATAAAAACTTTTTTATTTAAATTTGTAGCTGCTTCATTTTAAATCCCCGACTTCTTATAGACATCGGCATAGTAGCTTGCCTAGATGTGAGAATTCGGGGATATTAAGACAGTCATCAGTTATCAGTTATAACAGCGTCTAGTGATGTATTTGGCGGATGCAGCAACGCTTTTCACCAATTAGTTTGGTGCTTCCCAAATGTGATTTTACCCAACACAGTTTACTGTTCACTGTTTACTGTTAAAGTAGCAGCGATCGCCTAACTATTGTTAATACTTGAATCAGCAGTGTCGAGCTATTTGAACCTGCTATTTTTTTCACTTGTGAATTTACTATATCTAGCGATCTTCCCAGTCAGAAGGCCACTTAAAAGTCCAGATTGGTGGTGGTGTTGGCTCTGGTTCTGGTGTTTCTGGTGGCTCTTCTTCTACCAAGAAACGGGTAAAGAATGGCATTGCGTCGTTATTTCCTAATTTTGGTATTTTTGTGGACATTGCTGTTTTCCTCTGAGGAATTTTTGTTAGTCACTTAAGGTATAACAGCAAATTTTCGTATAAGCAAGGACATTTAAGACATTTAAGATATTACGAAATTTCATGGTTATCAGCTCACTCAAATACCTTGAGCCACTTCATAACCTTTGCATCTTTATTATAGCGGTAGGTAAAACCATCTTTAGCAGCAATGGGTTGACCTTTGCTAGCTTTACTTCTCACAGTCCCCAGTGAATAGTTAGTTAACTTTTGCATTTCCTGATGAGAAAGTCCTACATTTGTAGCTATATCTACTACTGCTATTTCTGGTGAATTTATGGATTCTTCATCAGTCGCAGAATCTGTGGTAACTTCTGCATTTTCAGGGGATATATTTAATGTTTCTGGTTGCATGGTAGATTGACTATTAGGTGTCAAATCTATTGTGATATTTGCAGTTGCAAAGATATCAGTAGCAATCTCTGGTGCTTTTTGCTGGCGATATTCCTC contains:
- a CDS encoding microviridin/marinostatin family tricyclic proteinase inhibitor, whose product is MSTKIPKLGNNDAMPFFTRFLVEEEPPETPEPEPTPPPIWTFKWPSDWEDR